In the Larimichthys crocea isolate SSNF chromosome XXI, L_crocea_2.0, whole genome shotgun sequence genome, one interval contains:
- the zgc:173742 gene encoding DNA topoisomerase I, mitochondrial isoform X2 yields MGEKDAKGEGSAKHSEAVKLRRLSDHERTAGGGDGNKHSAKSTKPTEKSDNRKSHKKVKTPKMEPADNHSESVKQEPVDDDFAGKKKGVKRKRIKDEPMEGPSLSTSAPTSKKKNKQHGQEEESGGEAQKKKPKKKTEKTVKKEEGEHSAPKKPKKTKEEIEEARQLKIKKKEEEEQNRWRWWEEEKYEDGVKWKFLEHNGPYFPPEYQPLPDNVNFYYGGKKVKLSVTAEEVALFFAQMLDHEYTTKKVFRENFFKDWRKEMTHEERSLIQNLDKCDFGEIHAMHKAKVEARKNMTKEEKLALKEANQKIVDEYGYCLLDHHKERIGNFKIEPPGLFRGRGEHPKQGMLKKRIQPEDVIINCSKEARVPVPPAGHHWKEIRHDNTVTWLASWTENIQGSIKYIMLNANSKLKGEKDWEKYEVARKLKLCVDDIRNQYHQDLKSKQMGTRQRAVALYFIDKLALRAGNEKEEGETADTVGCCSLRVEHITLHEELEGSKYVVEFDFLGKDSIRYYNKVPVIKKVFKNLNLFMENKQPGDDLFDRLNTNMLNKHLSSLMAGLTAKVFRTYNASITLQQQLKELTNKSDNEAERLLAYNRANRAVAILCNHQRAPPKTFDQSMANLQAKIEARREQLELAKTELKQAKKEAKTKGSSDSKLQTLVERKKAAVKRCEDQLLKMEVQATDREENKQIALGTSKLNYLDPRISVAW; encoded by the exons ATGGGAGAGAAGGATGCTAAAGGAGAAGGGAGCGCCAAGcacagtgaagctgtgaagCTGAGGAGGCTGAGTGACCATGAACGCACCGCGGGCGGAGGAGATGGGAACAAGCACAg TGCAAAGTCAACTAAACCTACAGAGAAATCTGACAATAGGAAGTCTCATAAGAAG GTCAAGACACCTAAGATGGAGCCAGCTGACAATCACAG CGAGTCGGTGAAACAGGAGCCAGTGGATGATGACTttgcaggaaagaagaaaggggTGAAAAGGAAAAGAATTAAGGATGAGCCCATGGAAGGCCCTTCACTTTCCACTTCTGCCCCTAC ctcaaagaaaaaaaataagcaacATGGGCAGGAAGAAGAGAGTGGTGGAGAAGCTCAAAAGAAAAagccaaagaagaaaacagaaaag ACAGtgaagaaggaggaaggggAGCATTCGGCCCCCAAAAAAccaaagaagacaaaagaggagATCGAGGAGGCAAGACAGTTGAAGAtcaagaagaaagaggaggaggagcagaatcGCTGGAGATG gtgggaggaagagaagtATGAAGATGGGGTGAAATGGAAGTTCCTCGAACACAATGGACCCTACTTCCCTCCTGAGTACCAGCCTCTTCCAGACAACGTTAACTTCTACTATGGTG GTAAGAAGGTGAAGTTGAGTGTCACAGCTGAGGAAGTGGCGTTGTTCTTTGCCCAGATGTTGGACCACGAGTACACCACCAAGAAGGTGTTCCGGGAGAATTTCTTTAAAGATTGGAGGAAG GAAATGACCCATGAAGAGAGATCACTGATTCAAAATCTTGACAAATGTGACTTTGGAGAGATTCATGCTATGCATAAAGCCAAGGTGGAGGCCAGGAAAAACATGACCAAAGAGGAGAAACTg GCTTTGAAAGAGGCCAACCAGAAGATAGTGGACGAGTACGGCTACTGTCTACTGGACCACCACAAAGAGCGCATTGGCAACTTTAAGATTGAGCCTCCAGGGCTGTTCCGGGGTAGAGGCGAGCATCCCAAACAGGGCATGCTGAAGAAAAGGATCCAACCAGAGGATGTCATCATCAACTGCAGCAA AGAAGCCCGTGTCCCCGTGCCGCCTGCTGGTCACCACTGGAAGGAGATTCGACATGACAACACTGTGACATGGCTGGCCAGCTGGACTGAGAATATCCAGGGATCTATTAAATACATCATGCTCAATGCCAACTCAAAACTCAAG GGCGAGAAGGACTGGGAGAAATATGAGGTTGCTCGGAAACTGAAGTTGTGCGTGGACGACATCCGTAACCAGTACCACCAGGATCTCAAATCTAAACAGATGGGAACACGGCAAAGAGCTGTGGCCCTCTACTTCATAGACAAG ctggcaCTGAGAGCTGGTAAtgagaaggaagaaggagagacgGCAGACACAGTGGGCTGTTGCTCGCTGCGCGTCGAGCACATCACCCTTCACGAGGAACTGGAAGGCAGCAAGTATGTGGTAGAATTCGACTTCCTGGGTAAAGACTCCATTCGCTACTACAACAAGGTCCCTGTTATCAAGAAG gtttttaagAATCTGAATCTCTTCATGGAGAACAAGCAGCCGGGAGATGACCTCTTTGACCGCCTTAAT ACAAACATGCTGAACAAGCACCTGAGTTCTCTCATGGCAGGCCTGACTGCAAAGGTCTTCAGGACATACAACGCCTCCATAActttacagcagcagctcaaagaGCTCACAAACA AGTCAGACAATGAGGCAGAGAGACTGCTGGCCTACAACAGGGCTAACAGAGCAGTTGCCATCCTGTGTAACCACCAGCGGGCGCCGCCAAAGACCTTCGATCAGTCTATGGCTAACCTTCAGGCAAAG ATTGAGGCTCGGAGAGAACAGCTGGAGCTAGCAAAGACGGAGCTGAAGCAGGCCAAGAAAGAGGCGAAAACAAAAGGCAGCTCAGACTCCAAGCTGCAGAC gCTGGTGGAGCGGAAGAAGGCAGCTGTGAAGCGCTGTGAGGACCAGCTGCTGAAGATGGAGGTCCAGGCGactgacagagaagaaaacaaacagattgcACTGGGTACCTCCAAGCTTAACTATCTGGACCCACGCATTAGCGTGGCTTGGTGA
- the zgc:173742 gene encoding DNA topoisomerase I, mitochondrial isoform X1: protein MGEKDAKGEGSAKHSEAVKLRRLSDHERTAGGGDGNKHSAKSTKPTEKSDNRKSHKKVKTPKMEPADNHSESVKQEPVDDDFAGKKKGVKRKRIKDEPMEGPSLSTSAPTSKKKNKQHGQEEESGGEAQKKKPKKKTEKTVKKEEGEHSAPKKPKKTKEEIEEARQLKIKKKEEEEQNRWRWWEEEKYEDGVKWKFLEHNGPYFPPEYQPLPDNVNFYYGGKKVKLSVTAEEVALFFAQMLDHEYTTKKVFRENFFKDWRKEMTHEERSLIQNLDKCDFGEIHAMHKAKVEARKNMTKEEKLALKEANQKIVDEYGYCLLDHHKERIGNFKIEPPGLFRGRGEHPKQGMLKKRIQPEDVIINCSKEARVPVPPAGHHWKEIRHDNTVTWLASWTENIQGSIKYIMLNANSKLKGEKDWEKYEVARKLKLCVDDIRNQYHQDLKSKQMGTRQRAVALYFIDKLALRAGNEKEEGETADTVGCCSLRVEHITLHEELEGSKYVVEFDFLGKDSIRYYNKVPVIKKVFKNLNLFMENKQPGDDLFDRLNTNMLNKHLSSLMAGLTAKVFRTYNASITLQQQLKELTNKSDNEAERLLAYNRANRAVAILCNHQRAPPKTFDQSMANLQAKIEARREQLELAKTELKQAKKEAKTKGSSDSKLQTLVERKKAAVKRCEDQLLKMEVQATDREENKQIALGTSKLNYLDPRISVAWCKNMEVQVDKIYNKSQRDKFAWAIDMTEADFVF, encoded by the exons ATGGGAGAGAAGGATGCTAAAGGAGAAGGGAGCGCCAAGcacagtgaagctgtgaagCTGAGGAGGCTGAGTGACCATGAACGCACCGCGGGCGGAGGAGATGGGAACAAGCACAg TGCAAAGTCAACTAAACCTACAGAGAAATCTGACAATAGGAAGTCTCATAAGAAG GTCAAGACACCTAAGATGGAGCCAGCTGACAATCACAG CGAGTCGGTGAAACAGGAGCCAGTGGATGATGACTttgcaggaaagaagaaaggggTGAAAAGGAAAAGAATTAAGGATGAGCCCATGGAAGGCCCTTCACTTTCCACTTCTGCCCCTAC ctcaaagaaaaaaaataagcaacATGGGCAGGAAGAAGAGAGTGGTGGAGAAGCTCAAAAGAAAAagccaaagaagaaaacagaaaag ACAGtgaagaaggaggaaggggAGCATTCGGCCCCCAAAAAAccaaagaagacaaaagaggagATCGAGGAGGCAAGACAGTTGAAGAtcaagaagaaagaggaggaggagcagaatcGCTGGAGATG gtgggaggaagagaagtATGAAGATGGGGTGAAATGGAAGTTCCTCGAACACAATGGACCCTACTTCCCTCCTGAGTACCAGCCTCTTCCAGACAACGTTAACTTCTACTATGGTG GTAAGAAGGTGAAGTTGAGTGTCACAGCTGAGGAAGTGGCGTTGTTCTTTGCCCAGATGTTGGACCACGAGTACACCACCAAGAAGGTGTTCCGGGAGAATTTCTTTAAAGATTGGAGGAAG GAAATGACCCATGAAGAGAGATCACTGATTCAAAATCTTGACAAATGTGACTTTGGAGAGATTCATGCTATGCATAAAGCCAAGGTGGAGGCCAGGAAAAACATGACCAAAGAGGAGAAACTg GCTTTGAAAGAGGCCAACCAGAAGATAGTGGACGAGTACGGCTACTGTCTACTGGACCACCACAAAGAGCGCATTGGCAACTTTAAGATTGAGCCTCCAGGGCTGTTCCGGGGTAGAGGCGAGCATCCCAAACAGGGCATGCTGAAGAAAAGGATCCAACCAGAGGATGTCATCATCAACTGCAGCAA AGAAGCCCGTGTCCCCGTGCCGCCTGCTGGTCACCACTGGAAGGAGATTCGACATGACAACACTGTGACATGGCTGGCCAGCTGGACTGAGAATATCCAGGGATCTATTAAATACATCATGCTCAATGCCAACTCAAAACTCAAG GGCGAGAAGGACTGGGAGAAATATGAGGTTGCTCGGAAACTGAAGTTGTGCGTGGACGACATCCGTAACCAGTACCACCAGGATCTCAAATCTAAACAGATGGGAACACGGCAAAGAGCTGTGGCCCTCTACTTCATAGACAAG ctggcaCTGAGAGCTGGTAAtgagaaggaagaaggagagacgGCAGACACAGTGGGCTGTTGCTCGCTGCGCGTCGAGCACATCACCCTTCACGAGGAACTGGAAGGCAGCAAGTATGTGGTAGAATTCGACTTCCTGGGTAAAGACTCCATTCGCTACTACAACAAGGTCCCTGTTATCAAGAAG gtttttaagAATCTGAATCTCTTCATGGAGAACAAGCAGCCGGGAGATGACCTCTTTGACCGCCTTAAT ACAAACATGCTGAACAAGCACCTGAGTTCTCTCATGGCAGGCCTGACTGCAAAGGTCTTCAGGACATACAACGCCTCCATAActttacagcagcagctcaaagaGCTCACAAACA AGTCAGACAATGAGGCAGAGAGACTGCTGGCCTACAACAGGGCTAACAGAGCAGTTGCCATCCTGTGTAACCACCAGCGGGCGCCGCCAAAGACCTTCGATCAGTCTATGGCTAACCTTCAGGCAAAG ATTGAGGCTCGGAGAGAACAGCTGGAGCTAGCAAAGACGGAGCTGAAGCAGGCCAAGAAAGAGGCGAAAACAAAAGGCAGCTCAGACTCCAAGCTGCAGAC gCTGGTGGAGCGGAAGAAGGCAGCTGTGAAGCGCTGTGAGGACCAGCTGCTGAAGATGGAGGTCCAGGCGactgacagagaagaaaacaaacagattgcACTGGGTACCTCCAAGCTTAACTATCTGGACCCACGCATTAGCGTGGCTTG GTGTAAGAACATGGAGGTACAGGTAGACAAAATCTACAATAAGAGCCAAAGGGACAAGTTCGCCTGGGCCATCGACATGACGGAGGCGGACTTTGTGTTCTGA
- the hsbp1b gene encoding heat shock factor-binding protein 1b yields MAETDPKSVQDLTNVVQTLLQQMQDKFQTMSDQIIGRIDEMSTRIDDLEKNIADLMTQAGVEEIEATPEKAKEGQGS; encoded by the exons ATGGCTGAGACGGACCCCAAGTCGGTGCAGGACCTCACCAACGTG GTCCAGACTCTGCTGCAACAGATGCAGGACAAGTTTCAGACCATGTCAGACCAGATCATCGGGAGGA TTGATGAGATGAGCACGCGTATTGATGACTTGGAGAAGAACATCGCTGACCTGATGACCCAGGCAGGTGTTGAAGAGATCGAAGCAACACCGGAAAAGGCTAAAGAGGGTCAGGGCTCATAA